From Rhodococcus sp. B7740, one genomic window encodes:
- a CDS encoding transglutaminase family protein translates to MSRRYRIKHITTYTYSDRVTSSYGRGFLAPRDMDGQHCVEKSVTVEPAPTDQSFGVDVYGNEDVYFHVTQDHEKLVVTADSLVEVYPRPADETTSWPATASWESARMALFGANVPADPARASAVEFALDLPTPEITDEVRAYAAPSFWPGRPLADVVVDLTHRIFTDFRYLSGSTTVSTTVVDVLAARSGVCQDFARLAIACLRSQGLAARYVSGYLATEPPPGKERMIGVDATHAWAAVWMPNDRWLAFDPTNDQLVDERYATVAWGRDYADVPPLRGVIYTEAEESTIAVSVDVAPL, encoded by the coding sequence ATGAGTCGTCGGTATCGAATCAAGCACATCACCACCTACACGTACTCCGACCGCGTGACCTCGTCCTACGGCCGTGGATTCCTGGCTCCGCGCGACATGGACGGGCAGCACTGCGTGGAGAAGTCGGTCACGGTGGAGCCGGCACCGACCGATCAATCCTTCGGTGTCGACGTCTACGGCAACGAGGATGTGTACTTCCACGTCACCCAGGACCACGAGAAACTGGTGGTGACGGCGGATTCTCTCGTGGAGGTGTATCCGCGCCCGGCGGACGAAACCACGTCGTGGCCGGCGACGGCGTCGTGGGAGTCAGCTCGGATGGCGCTGTTCGGTGCGAACGTGCCTGCCGATCCGGCTCGCGCGTCGGCTGTCGAGTTCGCTCTGGATCTGCCGACCCCGGAGATCACCGACGAGGTACGCGCCTACGCCGCACCCAGCTTCTGGCCGGGTCGTCCTCTGGCGGACGTCGTGGTCGATCTGACGCATCGGATCTTCACCGATTTTCGCTATCTCTCGGGCTCGACGACGGTCTCGACCACCGTGGTCGACGTGCTCGCCGCGCGATCGGGAGTGTGTCAGGACTTCGCTCGTCTCGCGATCGCGTGCTTGCGGTCCCAGGGTCTCGCGGCGAGGTACGTGTCGGGTTATCTCGCCACCGAACCTCCGCCCGGCAAGGAGCGGATGATCGGTGTCGACGCGACCCATGCGTGGGCTGCGGTGTGGATGCCGAACGATCGCTGGCTGGCCTTCGATCCCACCAACGATCAGTTGGTGGACGAGCGGTACGCGACCGTGGCGTGGGGACGCGACTACGCCGATGTACCTCCACTGCGCGGGGTGATCTACACCGAGGCGGAGGAGAGCACCATCGCCGTGTCGGTGGACGTTGCACCGCTGTAG
- a CDS encoding circularly permuted type 2 ATP-grasp protein, whose amino-acid sequence MVPVDTTLSGGGRNDDVSSGAGRNDGVSSGAGSPWLAYRGRREAVSGRVDRFDELLDADDAVRPHWAELVDGMREAGSGAMQTLQSRVSRLVDDHGITYNPIPPSGGSEALPSAVRWGLDSVPLVVAADEWDRLEAGLVQRSMLLDAVLTDIYGAQETVRRGLIPPELVFGNPGYLRTAHAITNPGPHQLFMHAADVARGSDGEFRVVADRTQAPSGVGYALADRRVMSRAMPELFQASNPRPLSTFARAVRLALRDAAPASAENPVVVVLSPGSHSETAFDQAYLATVLGFPLVENADLVVRDGCLWMRSLGKLRRVDVVLRRVDAEFADPLDLRPDSHLGVVGLVEVLRRGAVSVVNTLGSGVLENPALLPLLPALSRALLDEDLILGSVRTYWGGDPNQLSHIGSRLRSLVLRSTTSRRTVVGHDLTDVAARELWDRIVAEPWKWTGQEVPEFSLAPVGSSIDGESGSQLAVAPAQVGMRLFTVAQRGGYTPMRGGLGQVVLTAPVTDPLITVASKDVWVKSVERVTPADSAPHTPPATVEELPQYAASNVNVVSSPRVLGDLFWFGRYSERAEDMTRLLIAARERNQDYRSMPWLEGSDSLPILLEAVTKVSRTWPGFLDEKNHGDATVEMRSLMLSTGRMGSLAQSVDRMQQAARAVRDQLSNDTWAVLNRIDTALEELAESPVHNGAQLASSQSSVLRGLLALSGLASESMVRDAGWYLMDAGKRIERGLQLTALLSATLSHALTPSTEQAVIDSVLSAAESSVIYRRRNSGRARPAAVAQLLLFDEGNPRALVYQLDRLRDDLGSLPDASGTSRPEQLVEQMRVRLRRVDPGDLESVDANGRRVELLELVDGIHDSLEELSRVVLATHMSLPGGTQPLWGSSNIRSANGVR is encoded by the coding sequence ATGGTGCCCGTGGATACCACCCTGAGTGGAGGCGGCAGAAACGACGATGTCTCGAGTGGAGCCGGCAGGAACGACGGTGTTTCGAGTGGTGCCGGGTCGCCGTGGCTCGCGTACCGCGGTCGGCGCGAGGCCGTGAGCGGTCGCGTCGATCGGTTCGACGAGTTGCTCGACGCCGACGACGCCGTTCGTCCGCATTGGGCGGAGTTGGTCGACGGTATGCGTGAGGCCGGCTCCGGTGCCATGCAGACGTTGCAGTCGCGGGTGAGCCGTCTGGTCGACGACCACGGCATCACGTACAACCCCATTCCGCCGTCGGGTGGCAGCGAGGCATTGCCCAGTGCTGTTCGGTGGGGGTTGGACAGTGTTCCGTTGGTGGTCGCGGCCGATGAGTGGGATCGTCTGGAAGCCGGTTTGGTTCAGCGGTCGATGCTGCTCGACGCGGTGCTCACCGATATCTACGGGGCCCAGGAAACCGTTCGTCGGGGGTTGATTCCGCCGGAGTTGGTCTTCGGTAATCCGGGTTATCTGCGCACTGCGCACGCGATCACCAATCCGGGGCCGCATCAGCTGTTCATGCATGCCGCCGATGTCGCCCGAGGTTCGGACGGTGAGTTCCGAGTCGTCGCCGACCGCACGCAGGCACCGTCGGGAGTGGGGTACGCGCTCGCCGATCGACGGGTGATGTCGCGCGCGATGCCCGAGTTGTTCCAGGCGAGCAATCCGAGGCCGCTCTCGACGTTCGCACGCGCGGTGCGCCTGGCGCTTCGCGATGCTGCGCCCGCGTCGGCCGAAAATCCGGTCGTGGTGGTGCTCAGTCCTGGTTCGCACTCCGAGACGGCATTCGATCAGGCTTATCTCGCAACGGTTCTCGGTTTTCCGCTGGTGGAGAATGCCGATCTCGTGGTCCGTGACGGTTGTCTGTGGATGCGATCGCTCGGCAAGTTGCGCCGGGTGGATGTGGTGCTGCGCCGAGTCGACGCCGAGTTCGCGGACCCACTCGATCTACGTCCGGATTCGCACCTGGGTGTCGTCGGTCTGGTCGAGGTGTTACGCCGCGGGGCCGTTAGCGTGGTGAACACCCTCGGTAGCGGTGTGCTCGAGAACCCGGCTCTGCTTCCGCTGCTTCCGGCGTTGAGCCGTGCGCTGCTGGACGAGGATCTGATTCTCGGTTCGGTACGGACCTACTGGGGCGGTGACCCGAATCAGCTCTCGCACATCGGCAGCCGGCTGCGTTCGCTGGTACTGCGGTCGACCACCTCGCGTCGCACGGTGGTGGGGCACGATCTCACCGACGTCGCAGCCAGGGAGCTGTGGGATCGAATCGTGGCCGAGCCGTGGAAGTGGACCGGGCAGGAAGTCCCCGAGTTCTCGCTGGCTCCGGTCGGTTCGTCGATCGACGGCGAGTCGGGGTCGCAGTTGGCGGTAGCCCCTGCGCAGGTGGGGATGCGGCTGTTCACGGTTGCGCAACGGGGTGGGTACACACCGATGCGCGGCGGCCTGGGGCAGGTGGTGCTCACCGCGCCGGTCACCGATCCGCTCATCACGGTGGCGTCGAAGGACGTGTGGGTCAAGTCGGTGGAACGGGTCACCCCGGCGGACTCCGCCCCGCACACCCCTCCCGCCACGGTGGAGGAGTTGCCGCAGTACGCCGCGTCCAACGTCAATGTCGTCAGCTCTCCGCGTGTGCTCGGTGACCTGTTCTGGTTCGGGCGCTACAGCGAACGTGCCGAGGACATGACTCGCTTGCTGATCGCTGCGCGCGAACGCAATCAGGACTACCGCTCGATGCCGTGGCTCGAGGGCAGCGACAGTCTGCCGATCCTGCTCGAAGCGGTCACGAAGGTCTCGCGTACCTGGCCGGGGTTCCTCGACGAGAAGAACCACGGCGACGCGACCGTGGAAATGCGTTCGCTGATGCTTTCGACGGGCCGTATGGGTTCGCTGGCGCAATCGGTGGACCGGATGCAGCAAGCGGCGCGCGCGGTACGCGACCAGCTCTCGAACGACACCTGGGCGGTTCTGAACCGCATCGACACCGCGCTGGAGGAGCTGGCCGAGTCGCCGGTTCACAACGGCGCGCAACTGGCGTCGTCGCAGTCGAGTGTGCTGCGTGGTCTGCTCGCACTGTCCGGCCTGGCGTCGGAATCGATGGTGCGAGACGCGGGCTGGTACCTGATGGACGCCGGTAAGCGGATCGAGCGTGGTCTGCAGCTGACTGCGCTGCTCTCGGCCACCCTGAGTCACGCTCTCACTCCGTCCACGGAACAGGCGGTCATCGATTCGGTGTTGTCCGCCGCCGAGTCCTCGGTGATCTACCGCAGACGCAACAGTGGGCGCGCGCGTCCGGCGGCCGTCGCGCAGCTGTTGCTGTTCGACGAAGGCAACCCGCGAGCGCTGGTCTACCAGCTCGACCGGCTTCGGGACGATCTGGGTTCGTTGCCCGATGCCTCGGGCACGTCACGGCCCGAGCAGCTCGTCGAGCAGATGCGGGTGCGATTGCGACGGGTCGACCCGGGCGATCTGGAGTCGGTCGACGCGAACGGTCGCCGGGTGGAGTTGCTCGAACTGGTGGACGGAATCCACGACTCACTCGAGGAGTTGTCTCGCGTCGTCCTCGCCACGCACATGTCGTTGCCCGGCGGCACGCAGCCGCTGTGGGGCAGCTCGAACATCCGATCTGCGAACGGGGTGCGGTGA